The following coding sequences are from one Aquificaceae bacterium window:
- a CDS encoding heme-copper oxidase subunit III, whose product MAHEGTHVAHHETSVWALPVGLSSFFLALAAIAYFTWKLALLAVVTGGVGLALLAIGIAGWANEYFSKGHDEGLGFQGIVWFVFAEVVIFGTIFAGFWMARAAHADVWVREWIPEGGMNLALVALLTLILWTSSFTIWKAEHSIEQGDLGGYRLWLLATMVLGTLFLLIHGWEWLHLWSKGFTISANMYGTGFYMLTGVHASHVLVGLGMQLVLLINSGKALNKKTPARAASYYWHFVDLAWLLVAGTAYIVGSFGKF is encoded by the coding sequence ATGGCGCACGAGGGAACCCATGTGGCGCACCACGAGACCAGCGTATGGGCTCTGCCCGTAGGTTTGTCTAGTTTTTTTCTGGCTCTTGCTGCCATAGCCTACTTCACCTGGAAGCTTGCTCTTCTTGCGGTTGTCACCGGCGGAGTGGGTCTTGCCCTTCTGGCAATAGGCATAGCTGGGTGGGCGAATGAGTATTTTTCAAAGGGGCATGATGAGGGGCTGGGTTTTCAGGGTATTGTATGGTTCGTCTTTGCAGAAGTAGTGATTTTTGGTACCATCTTTGCTGGCTTCTGGATGGCAAGGGCAGCCCATGCGGATGTATGGGTGAGGGAATGGATTCCAGAGGGTGGTATGAACCTCGCCCTTGTTGCACTGCTCACTTTAATTCTCTGGACCTCCAGCTTTACCATATGGAAGGCAGAGCACAGCATTGAGCAGGGAGACCTTGGAGGCTACAGGCTGTGGCTTCTTGCCACCATGGTCCTTGGAACTCTGTTTCTTCTGATTCACGGCTGGGAGTGGCTTCACCTGTGGAGCAAGGGCTTTACCATAAGTGCCAACATGTATGGGACTGGGTTTTACATGCTCACCGGTGTTCACGCCTCTCACGTTCTTGTGGGGCTTGGTATGCAGCTGGTGCTTCTCATAAACAGCGGAAAGGCTCTCAACAAGAAAACTCCTGCAAGAGCGGCAAGCTATTACTGGCACTTTGTGGACCTGGCATGGCTTCTTGTGGCAGGAACCGCTTACATAGTGGGTTCCTTTGGTAAGTTCTGA
- a CDS encoding SCO family protein yields MKGLVLLFLFWVFAFGTPQPKNTPSMFDATIMQIEEEKYLGNRVADVEFIREDGKRQRLYELIRGKPTALILAYFTCDSACPLIVKSALEATGNLGKDANLLVLSFDKEDTLEDIKKFKAQLGVSNPKWTFGIMPEDQIQKLTQSLGYRFFYSRQDRVFVHPNVVIFIAPDGKIVRYLYGISPRERDFRIALAEAETFRITRNTIVDVAYMVCYRYDPNTGKYGLNPAIIFAFGGAMLASLTLLHAIVRKKKEVKT; encoded by the coding sequence ATGAAGGGTTTGGTCCTCCTTTTCCTGTTCTGGGTATTTGCCTTTGGCACACCACAGCCAAAAAATACCCCGAGCATGTTTGACGCCACCATAATGCAGATAGAAGAAGAGAAGTATCTGGGAAACAGAGTTGCAGACGTGGAGTTCATCAGAGAGGACGGGAAAAGACAGAGACTTTATGAACTCATAAGGGGTAAGCCCACCGCACTCATACTCGCCTACTTTACCTGTGATTCTGCATGTCCACTGATAGTCAAGTCTGCCCTTGAGGCAACGGGAAACCTCGGGAAGGATGCGAACCTTCTTGTTCTCTCCTTTGACAAGGAGGACACTCTTGAAGACATAAAAAAGTTCAAGGCTCAGCTCGGCGTCAGCAATCCAAAATGGACCTTCGGCATAATGCCTGAAGACCAGATTCAGAAGCTCACACAGTCTCTTGGCTACAGGTTTTTCTACTCCCGTCAGGACAGAGTGTTTGTCCACCCAAACGTGGTTATCTTCATAGCCCCCGATGGAAAGATAGTAAGATACCTCTATGGCATATCTCCAAGGGAGAGAGACTTCCGCATAGCTCTTGCGGAGGCAGAGACCTTCAGGATAACAAGAAACACCATAGTGGATGTGGCTTATATGGTGTGCTACAGGTATGACCCAAACACAGGAAAGTATGGACTGAACCCAGCCATAATCTTCGCCTTTGGTGGGGCAATGCTTGCAAGCCTTACCCTGCTTCATGCCATAGTAAGAAAGAAAAAGGAGGTTAAGACATGA
- the coxB gene encoding cytochrome c oxidase subunit II — MRNLLLLLLLAGTAMAKEEIFAYPRAFWENSVTVWFWVAVAIYIVVAVPSIYFMVKYRYRPKENEEGAHIEGNTAIEIVWTVIPTIIVLFLGTYSFANFVKQRKAPEGSLEIKVTAFMWGWEFEYPNGKKVYTFFNQVADPEKNIYLMPDKVDDSAKAYIPAGKPIKVYCTSRDVIHSFFVHEARVTEDCVPGRITKLWFQFNKPGEYWVFCREYCGTWHSRMASVLKVVPEDEFNKWLGGDAQQPAPAEQPAQPVQQ, encoded by the coding sequence ATGAGAAACCTTCTGCTCCTGCTCTTACTGGCAGGAACTGCCATGGCAAAAGAGGAAATATTCGCCTACCCCAGGGCCTTCTGGGAAAACTCTGTAACCGTATGGTTCTGGGTGGCTGTGGCAATTTACATCGTAGTGGCAGTGCCCTCCATCTACTTCATGGTCAAATACCGTTACAGACCCAAGGAGAACGAGGAGGGTGCTCATATTGAAGGTAACACAGCCATAGAAATAGTCTGGACTGTCATACCCACCATAATAGTCCTCTTCCTTGGAACTTACTCCTTTGCCAACTTTGTCAAGCAGAGGAAGGCGCCAGAGGGCTCTCTGGAGATAAAGGTCACTGCCTTTATGTGGGGCTGGGAGTTTGAGTATCCCAACGGGAAGAAGGTCTATACCTTCTTCAATCAGGTAGCAGACCCTGAAAAGAACATCTACCTCATGCCTGATAAGGTTGATGACTCTGCAAAGGCTTATATTCCCGCTGGCAAGCCCATAAAGGTCTACTGCACTTCAAGGGATGTGATACATTCCTTCTTCGTCCACGAGGCAAGGGTTACAGAGGACTGTGTCCCTGGAAGGATTACCAAGCTTTGGTTCCAGTTCAACAAGCCCGGAGAATACTGGGTCTTCTGCAGGGAATACTGTGGCACATGGCACTCAAGGATGGCGAGCGTTCTGAAGGTTGTTCCCGAGGATGAGTTCAACAAGTGGCTTGGTGGGGATGCCCAGCAACCAGCTCCTGCAGAACAGCCGGCTCAGCCGGTTCAGCAATAA
- a CDS encoding cbb3-type cytochrome c oxidase subunit I, whose amino-acid sequence MAVAHLPPSGTWYGATLKEWIFTTDHKKVGMLYFITALVFFVVAGLFGLIIRFEQSAPGIQLPGMFGQEGADLYNYVLTGHGAVMLLWWAVTVWTGGFANFLVPLMIGARDVAFPRLNAFSYWSFFGASLLVLLTLIPGNWIKMLWTGYAPYSMNDNAGPTSLYVLIVLLYSVSSTAGSVNMITTIVSMRAKGIGWTKLNLFVHAIMAASLIQLFGVPSLMGSVILLFTDKYLGTNFYNPMLGGDPLLYQHLLWFYSHPVVYVMILPAFGVFSEVISTMSRKPIFGYISMALAIYAIAFVGFETWVHHMFVSGVPDWLRVLFSYTTLFVAVPTGIKIFNWVATLHRAAIRYNTAMLFTFGGILMFLIGGLTGIPNAMVSIDLGISDSLFIVGHFHYVLGMALTFGAFSGIYYWYPKVTGRMFSEGLGKLSFWLMLIGANIMFFFQMYMGMAEGMPRRYPDYPPIPEWVQLMQIQTVGALIMSVGILISFINWFKSLKGPKAPDNPWGSPSLEWSMTTTPVGPNNFKKLPVEVPDDWHPYAYYKGYHTHI is encoded by the coding sequence ATGGCGGTAGCGCACTTACCACCCTCAGGAACATGGTATGGTGCCACTCTGAAGGAGTGGATATTTACCACCGACCACAAGAAGGTGGGCATGCTCTACTTCATTACAGCACTTGTATTCTTTGTGGTAGCCGGTCTTTTCGGCCTGATTATCAGGTTTGAACAGAGCGCCCCTGGTATCCAGCTTCCGGGTATGTTTGGGCAGGAGGGTGCAGACCTCTACAACTATGTCCTTACAGGACACGGTGCTGTAATGCTTCTATGGTGGGCGGTCACTGTATGGACTGGTGGTTTTGCCAACTTTCTGGTTCCTCTCATGATAGGGGCGAGAGATGTGGCTTTTCCAAGGCTTAACGCCTTCAGCTACTGGTCCTTTTTTGGTGCAAGCCTTCTGGTGCTTCTTACACTCATACCAGGCAACTGGATTAAGATGCTCTGGACGGGTTACGCACCCTATTCTATGAACGATAATGCAGGACCAACATCTCTCTACGTTCTCATAGTCCTTCTCTACAGTGTATCCTCCACTGCTGGCTCTGTTAACATGATAACCACCATAGTGAGCATGAGGGCAAAGGGCATTGGCTGGACAAAGCTCAACCTCTTTGTTCATGCCATAATGGCTGCAAGCCTCATACAGCTCTTTGGTGTTCCATCTCTGATGGGAAGCGTCATACTTCTCTTTACCGATAAGTATCTTGGAACCAACTTCTACAACCCCATGCTTGGTGGCGACCCACTTCTGTATCAGCACCTTCTGTGGTTCTACTCTCACCCTGTTGTCTACGTGATGATACTTCCAGCCTTCGGTGTATTCTCCGAAGTGATTTCCACCATGTCCAGAAAGCCTATATTTGGTTACATATCCATGGCACTTGCCATATACGCCATAGCCTTTGTGGGATTTGAAACCTGGGTTCATCACATGTTTGTCTCCGGCGTGCCAGACTGGCTCAGGGTTCTATTCTCTTACACAACCCTCTTTGTTGCTGTTCCCACGGGTATAAAGATATTCAACTGGGTGGCGACACTGCACAGGGCAGCCATAAGGTATAACACTGCCATGCTCTTTACCTTTGGTGGAATCCTCATGTTCCTTATAGGCGGTCTCACCGGTATACCCAACGCCATGGTCTCCATAGACCTTGGTATATCTGACTCTCTTTTCATCGTAGGACACTTCCACTACGTGCTCGGTATGGCTCTCACCTTTGGAGCCTTCAGCGGAATATACTACTGGTATCCCAAAGTAACTGGAAGGATGTTCTCAGAAGGGCTTGGAAAACTCAGCTTCTGGCTCATGCTTATTGGAGCCAACATAATGTTCTTCTTCCAGATGTACATGGGAATGGCTGAGGGTATGCCAAGAAGGTATCCAGACTATCCACCCATCCCAGAGTGGGTTCAGCTCATGCAGATACAGACCGTTGGAGCCCTCATAATGTCTGTGGGAATACTGATTTCTTTCATAAACTGGTTCAAGAGCCTGAAGGGTCCAAAGGCTCCCGACAATCCCTGGGGTTCTCCATCCCTTGAGTGGAGTATGACGACAACACCTGTTGGTCCAAATAACTTCAAGAAGTTACCAGTAGAAGTTCCTGATGACTGGCACCCCTACGCCTACTACAAGGGATACCACACGCATATTTAA
- a CDS encoding tetratricopeptide repeat protein: MKLKIFTLLTLSVFACAEKTTVVVGDTAPPARPPGLVVASEKALENGKKHLRKGNCRKAIHEFEKALDKNPNNFEALYWLGVAEGMCGYYSRAYDRLVVALRYSPDRGWQARVNATIGITLLYMDRDEDAVVYFERARALDPRNEIVIAYYDWDEPGKGKGPKKPKIKKKPKDREGFELTLRWLD, translated from the coding sequence ATGAAGCTTAAGATATTTACTTTACTGACCCTTTCTGTGTTTGCCTGTGCAGAAAAGACTACCGTCGTCGTTGGAGATACGGCACCCCCTGCAAGACCACCGGGTCTCGTGGTTGCATCGGAAAAGGCATTAGAAAATGGAAAAAAACACCTCCGAAAGGGCAACTGCAGAAAGGCTATTCACGAATTTGAAAAGGCTCTTGACAAGAACCCCAACAACTTTGAAGCCCTCTACTGGCTGGGCGTTGCAGAGGGTATGTGCGGATATTACAGCAGAGCCTACGACAGGCTTGTGGTTGCTCTCAGATATTCGCCAGACAGGGGCTGGCAGGCAAGGGTTAACGCAACCATAGGCATAACCCTTCTATACATGGACAGGGATGAGGATGCTGTGGTTTACTTTGAAAGAGCAAGAGCCCTTGACCCAAGAAACGAAATAGTTATAGCCTACTACGACTGGGATGAGCCTGGAAAAGGCAAGGGCCCCAAAAAGCCAAAGATAAAGAAAAAGCCAAAGGATAGAGAGGGCTTTGAGCTCACCCTTAGGTGGCTTGACTAA
- a CDS encoding gluconokinase produces the protein MIEELARELGAQVLQTHTSWVLLLEDVVYKIKKPVNFGFLDYSTLEKRLENCKREVELNRRLCQWVYLGVVPISLKDGRYALEDPSEPVEYAVKMRRIPEDSLLRNRLLEVSEEDMRKLARHIAEFHLRAERKDEFGKLEVMKFNTDENFAQTEKYVGITIDREDYEFIKEKTEGFYRKYAKLFEKRVKNGRIRDGHGDIRLEHVAFLPEGICVFDCIEFNDRFRCGDMLNDMCFLSMELELHSRRDLSEAYEEEYRKITEDEEFDLFLPFFKCYRAYVRGKVNSFLLDDPHYEKKEEARVLAQKLFKLSRAYAENIT, from the coding sequence ATGATAGAGGAGCTTGCAAGGGAGCTCGGGGCCCAGGTGCTTCAGACGCACACCAGCTGGGTCCTACTTCTTGAAGATGTGGTCTACAAAATAAAAAAACCCGTGAATTTCGGCTTTCTGGACTACTCCACGCTGGAGAAAAGGCTTGAAAACTGCAAAAGGGAGGTGGAGTTAAACAGAAGGCTCTGCCAGTGGGTGTATCTGGGGGTTGTTCCCATAAGCCTGAAGGACGGAAGGTATGCTCTTGAAGACCCATCGGAGCCTGTTGAGTATGCAGTCAAGATGAGAAGGATTCCGGAAGATAGCCTGCTCAGAAACAGGCTGTTAGAAGTTTCAGAGGAGGACATGAGAAAGCTCGCAAGGCACATAGCAGAGTTTCATCTGAGGGCTGAAAGAAAGGACGAGTTTGGAAAGCTTGAGGTTATGAAGTTCAACACGGATGAAAACTTTGCCCAGACGGAAAAATACGTGGGAATAACCATTGACAGGGAAGACTATGAGTTTATAAAGGAAAAGACAGAAGGTTTTTACAGAAAATACGCAAAGCTTTTTGAAAAGCGCGTTAAGAATGGACGCATCAGGGACGGACACGGAGACATAAGGCTTGAGCATGTGGCTTTTCTTCCAGAGGGTATATGCGTCTTTGACTGCATTGAGTTCAACGATCGCTTCAGATGTGGGGACATGCTTAATGATATGTGTTTTCTCTCCATGGAGCTGGAGCTTCATAGCAGAAGAGACCTTTCAGAGGCCTATGAAGAAGAATACAGAAAAATTACTGAGGATGAAGAGTTTGACCTATTTCTGCCCTTTTTCAAGTGCTACAGAGCCTATGTGAGGGGAAAGGTGAACAGCTTTCTCCTAGATGACCCCCATTATGAGAAAAAAGAAGAAGCCAGAGTTCTTGCACAGAAGCTCTTCAAACTTAGCAGAGCATACGCAGAGAATATAACTTAG
- a CDS encoding nucleotidyltransferase substrate binding protein — MSQRLEQFRKALQRLEEVLSLQEENEIFRDSAIQRFEFTFDLAWKSLKDYILEAHGLECNSPKSCFRLAFSLGLIDHDEYWLKICDFRNLTSHTYNEELAEKIYRELPEVLKYFKKLYRIIS; from the coding sequence ATGAGCCAGAGACTTGAGCAGTTCAGAAAAGCCCTACAGAGGCTTGAAGAGGTCCTCAGCCTTCAGGAAGAAAATGAAATTTTCAGAGATTCTGCCATCCAGAGGTTTGAGTTCACCTTTGACCTTGCATGGAAGTCTTTGAAAGACTACATACTGGAAGCTCACGGGCTTGAGTGTAACTCTCCAAAGAGCTGTTTTAGACTTGCCTTCTCTTTGGGTCTCATAGACCACGACGAATACTGGCTAAAGATATGTGACTTCAGAAACCTCACATCTCACACCTACAATGAAGAGCTTGCAGAAAAGATATACAGGGAGCTTCCAGAGGTGCTAAAATACTTTAAAAAGCTCTATAGGATAATTTCATGA
- a CDS encoding nucleotidyltransferase domain-containing protein, with translation MKLEEYSVEKLREELLRALSKHLDLSRYRVFFFGSRVQGKGGRGSDVDVGIEGPPIDPLKWSNIQEEIENLPTLYRIDLVDFNTVSQDFRKEALKHIEVIHEPET, from the coding sequence ATGAAGCTGGAAGAATATTCCGTAGAAAAGCTAAGGGAGGAACTGCTGAGAGCTCTTTCAAAACATCTTGACCTTTCCAGATACAGGGTTTTCTTCTTTGGCTCAAGGGTACAGGGAAAAGGTGGTAGGGGCTCCGATGTGGATGTGGGCATAGAGGGTCCGCCCATTGACCCATTAAAATGGTCAAATATACAGGAAGAAATAGAAAACCTGCCAACGCTATACAGGATAGACCTTGTGGATTTTAACACAGTCTCACAGGATTTCAGAAAAGAAGCTCTGAAACACATAGAGGTAATTCATGAGCCAGAGACTTGA
- a CDS encoding thiamine pyrophosphate-dependent enzyme yields MSQTLAEKFYYLMKLGREFEIRCKEEYLKGNISGFLHLAIGEEAVHVGAVVGFGKGDLFCPYREHVLALARGVDPRLIMAELFGKATGVSKGKGGSMHLYEPKLDFYGGNAIVAAHLPHAVGAAYARKLMGEKAGVLCIFGDGATNNGTFFESINMASLWEVPVLFLCENNYYAIGTHVSRSSALKDLYLKARDYMPTEVVDGMDVFAVYEAVVRAKGYIEEYGKPYFIEAHTYRFEGHSMADKGDYRSPRELEMFRKKDPIDLLVKRSLREGWLTEEQLRLIDQKVEAVVEESVEFALNSPEPSEEELYTDLYCGVCSDVIP; encoded by the coding sequence ATGAGCCAGACTCTGGCAGAGAAGTTCTATTACCTTATGAAGTTGGGGAGGGAATTTGAGATAAGGTGCAAGGAAGAATACCTCAAGGGTAACATCTCAGGTTTTCTGCATCTTGCCATAGGCGAAGAGGCGGTGCATGTGGGGGCTGTGGTGGGCTTTGGAAAGGGAGACCTCTTCTGTCCCTACAGGGAGCATGTGCTGGCTCTGGCAAGGGGCGTAGACCCAAGGCTCATAATGGCGGAGCTCTTTGGAAAGGCAACGGGCGTTTCAAAGGGTAAGGGAGGGTCCATGCACCTTTACGAGCCGAAGCTGGACTTTTATGGTGGAAATGCCATAGTGGCAGCGCACCTTCCCCATGCGGTGGGTGCAGCCTATGCCAGAAAGCTCATGGGAGAAAAGGCAGGAGTTCTATGTATCTTCGGGGACGGTGCCACCAACAACGGCACCTTCTTTGAGTCAATAAACATGGCCTCACTCTGGGAAGTGCCCGTTCTTTTCCTGTGTGAGAACAACTACTACGCTATAGGAACTCATGTAAGCAGGTCTTCGGCTCTGAAGGACCTTTACCTTAAGGCAAGGGACTACATGCCCACGGAGGTGGTGGACGGCATGGATGTGTTTGCGGTCTATGAGGCGGTTGTAAGGGCAAAGGGATACATAGAAGAATACGGAAAGCCTTACTTTATTGAAGCACACACTTACCGCTTTGAAGGGCACTCCATGGCAGACAAGGGGGACTACAGGTCTCCAAGAGAGCTGGAGATGTTCAGGAAGAAAGACCCCATAGACCTTCTTGTTAAAAGGTCTCTCAGAGAGGGCTGGCTCACAGAAGAGCAATTAAGGCTCATAGACCAGAAGGTGGAAGCGGTGGTGGAAGAGTCTGTGGAGTTTGCCCTGAACTCTCCAGAGCCTTCCGAAGAGGAGCTCTACACGGACCTTTACTGCGGGGTGTGTTCCGATGTTATACCGTGA
- a CDS encoding alpha-ketoacid dehydrogenase subunit beta, whose amino-acid sequence MLYRDALNLALDHAMEHDGRVVVLGEDVGFYGGNYKVTDGLYVKYGEKRVIDTPIAENSIVGTAIGMALMGLRPVAEIMTVNFSMLAMEQFVNQMAKLRYMSGGKLFLPLVVRMPQGVAKQLAAQHSQSLEHFFASVPGLYVFCASDSVSAYHGLLHAIRLDDPVIFLEHTLLYGMDFPFDYVQGFDPFRARVLREGSHITVVSYLKMLHDVLKACEWLQERDGISCEVIDLTSLRPIDFETIYQSVKKTHRLVVVYEAPKTLGLGTEVSARVCEELFYLLDAPPLRIAGEEVPIPYNRKLELMAIPTPEKIYSQILSWSRSHGL is encoded by the coding sequence ATGTTATACCGTGATGCCCTGAACCTTGCCCTTGACCATGCCATGGAACACGATGGGAGGGTTGTTGTCCTCGGGGAGGATGTGGGCTTCTATGGTGGAAACTACAAGGTGACTGACGGTCTTTATGTGAAATACGGAGAGAAGAGGGTTATAGATACACCAATAGCAGAAAACTCCATAGTGGGAACAGCCATAGGGATGGCTCTTATGGGACTTCGTCCGGTGGCGGAGATAATGACCGTAAACTTTTCCATGCTCGCTATGGAGCAGTTTGTGAACCAGATGGCAAAACTTCGCTACATGAGCGGGGGCAAGCTCTTTCTTCCACTTGTGGTGCGCATGCCTCAGGGGGTGGCAAAACAGCTCGCTGCACAGCATTCTCAGAGCCTTGAACACTTCTTCGCCAGCGTGCCCGGTCTTTATGTCTTCTGTGCTTCAGACTCCGTAAGTGCCTACCATGGGCTTCTTCATGCCATAAGGCTTGATGACCCTGTTATCTTCCTTGAGCATACCCTCCTTTATGGCATGGACTTTCCTTTTGATTACGTGCAGGGCTTTGACCCCTTCAGGGCAAGGGTTCTGAGAGAGGGAAGTCATATAACGGTCGTGTCTTATCTCAAGATGCTACACGATGTTCTCAAAGCCTGTGAATGGCTTCAGGAAAGGGACGGCATATCCTGTGAAGTTATAGACCTTACCTCTCTCAGACCCATAGATTTTGAGACCATATACCAGTCTGTAAAAAAGACACACAGGCTTGTGGTGGTATACGAGGCACCAAAGACGCTGGGACTTGGGACAGAGGTTTCTGCAAGAGTCTGCGAGGAACTCTTCTACCTTCTTGACGCACCGCCTCTCAGGATTGCAGGAGAGGAAGTTCCCATACCCTACAACAGGAAACTGGAGCTAATGGCAATACCCACACCAGAAAAGATATACTCACAGATACTGAGCTGGAGCAGAAGCCATGGATTATGA
- a CDS encoding dihydrolipoamide acetyltransferase family protein, whose product MDYEILMPQFSDTMEKGKIVRWLKKEGDYVEKGEVIAEIEAEKAVMELQSFKKGFIKRILAGEGEEVHVGKSIAIMELGEKVEVLKRPTPVEEKPRVEERRTIPEKKEEKAPPPPPPKKEERVELPPGFASPYARLLAKEKGVELHELQREGRLPSPAHARDVEEFERERYFTPKALELLKEYDLSTDELLREFPERKIDEDLLLAYVERKGIPRKVSISSVQKSLISNLSKSFLFPHYHIYEVFDLSAIPWDKEITLTHWLIKIVGDAMQFFDRLRAVFREDHYLVYPGSHVGVAMAVGDELYNPVVKEVNRKSLRDIAQEVRELRKKAEEGRLSLEEMKGATLTISNLGMFGVRAFDAVIPFGQVCIMAVGMQESDGKAHITFTFDHRVVNGFHAALFVKHLKEKVLDRNYVKMLKKGVQSV is encoded by the coding sequence ATGGATTATGAAATTCTCATGCCTCAGTTTTCAGACACCATGGAAAAGGGCAAGATAGTCCGATGGTTGAAGAAGGAGGGGGATTATGTGGAAAAGGGTGAGGTGATAGCAGAGATAGAGGCTGAAAAGGCGGTTATGGAACTTCAGAGCTTTAAAAAGGGATTCATAAAGAGGATACTTGCAGGAGAAGGGGAAGAGGTTCATGTGGGAAAGTCCATAGCCATAATGGAGCTTGGGGAAAAGGTTGAAGTGTTAAAGAGACCGACCCCTGTGGAAGAGAAGCCCAGAGTTGAAGAGAGAAGGACAATCCCGGAAAAGAAGGAAGAGAAGGCGCCCCCTCCCCCACCTCCAAAAAAGGAGGAAAGGGTTGAACTACCTCCCGGTTTTGCTTCACCCTACGCAAGACTTCTTGCAAAGGAAAAGGGAGTGGAGCTACATGAGCTTCAGAGGGAGGGCAGACTGCCATCTCCAGCCCATGCAAGAGATGTGGAGGAATTTGAAAGGGAAAGATACTTTACTCCAAAGGCCCTTGAGCTTTTAAAAGAATACGACCTCAGCACCGACGAGCTTCTTAGAGAGTTTCCCGAAAGAAAGATTGACGAAGACCTTCTGCTTGCCTATGTGGAAAGGAAAGGAATTCCAAGAAAGGTTTCTATATCTTCCGTCCAGAAGAGCCTCATATCCAACCTCTCAAAGAGCTTTCTGTTTCCCCACTATCACATATACGAGGTTTTTGACCTGTCTGCCATTCCATGGGATAAGGAGATAACCCTGACCCACTGGCTCATAAAAATCGTGGGCGATGCCATGCAGTTTTTTGACAGGCTCAGGGCTGTATTCAGGGAAGACCACTATCTTGTATACCCTGGCTCTCATGTGGGTGTTGCCATGGCTGTGGGGGATGAACTCTACAACCCTGTGGTAAAGGAGGTGAACAGAAAGAGCCTCAGAGACATAGCTCAGGAGGTAAGAGAGCTCAGAAAAAAGGCAGAAGAGGGAAGGCTGAGTCTTGAAGAAATGAAGGGAGCAACCCTTACCATATCAAACCTTGGCATGTTTGGCGTAAGAGCCTTTGATGCGGTCATTCCCTTCGGTCAGGTATGCATTATGGCTGTGGGCATGCAGGAAAGCGACGGCAAAGCCCACATAACTTTCACTTTTGACCACAGGGTGGTCAACGGCTTTCATGCAGCACTTTTTGTAAAACACCTGAAGGAGAAGGTCCTTGACAGAAATTACGTAAAGATGCTAAAGAAGGGGGTGCAGAGTGTTTGA